From Nonomuraea helvata, a single genomic window includes:
- a CDS encoding aldo/keto reductase, with amino-acid sequence MRSIGTSGLSVFPISLGTNVFGWTADKEAAFAVLDAYVEGGGNFIDTADVYPYWVTGESTSETIIGEWLDTRRNRDSVVLATKVGMLEGLQGLAPATIRTAVEDSLRRLRTDYIDLYWAHVDDHDTPLVESLATFDALVREGKIRHAGASNYGADRLAEALRTSDEEGLTRYVALQQQYNLVERGYEGELRDVVAREGLSSTPYFGLARGFLTGKYAPGVTVDSPRAGGAAEYLQKEHGRRALDALTKVAAERSTAPATVALAWLAAQPTVAAPIASARNVAQLEPLLAAAELTLSEQELTLLDEASRL; translated from the coding sequence ATGAGATCAATAGGTACATCCGGCCTGTCCGTTTTTCCGATATCGCTCGGCACAAATGTCTTCGGCTGGACCGCCGACAAGGAGGCGGCGTTCGCGGTCCTGGACGCGTACGTCGAGGGCGGCGGCAACTTCATCGACACCGCCGACGTCTACCCGTACTGGGTGACCGGCGAGTCGACCTCGGAGACGATCATCGGCGAGTGGCTGGACACCCGCCGCAACCGCGACTCCGTCGTGCTCGCCACCAAGGTCGGCATGCTGGAGGGGCTGCAGGGGCTGGCCCCGGCGACCATCCGGACCGCGGTCGAGGACTCGCTGCGCCGGCTGCGCACCGACTACATCGACCTCTACTGGGCACACGTGGACGACCACGACACGCCGCTGGTGGAGTCGCTGGCGACGTTCGACGCGCTGGTCCGCGAGGGCAAGATCCGGCACGCCGGGGCGTCCAACTACGGCGCGGACCGGCTGGCGGAGGCGCTCAGGACCTCCGACGAGGAGGGGCTGACCCGCTACGTGGCCCTGCAGCAGCAGTACAACTTGGTCGAGCGAGGTTACGAGGGCGAGCTCCGGGACGTGGTGGCCCGGGAGGGCCTGTCCAGCACACCGTACTTCGGGCTGGCTCGCGGGTTCCTGACCGGCAAGTACGCGCCCGGCGTGACGGTCGACAGCCCCCGGGCCGGTGGGGCGGCCGAGTACCTGCAGAAGGAGCACGGGCGCCGGGCGCTGGACGCGCTGACCAAGGTGGCGGCCGAGCGCTCGACGGCACCGGCCACGGTGGCGCTGGCCTGGCTCGCCGCCCAGCCCACGGTCGCGGCGCCGATCGCGAGCGCCCGGAACGTGGCCCAGCTCGAGCCGCTGCTGGCGGCCGCGGAGCTGACGTTGAGCGAGCAGGAGCTGACCCTCCTGGACGAGGCCTCCCGCCTCTGA
- a CDS encoding TetR/AcrR family transcriptional regulator: MVRAVVIGDARTRILDAAEELFAGGGYEATPTAVIARLAKVPKGLIFHYFPRKIDVLVALVDERTLVEEGREVDAVPGDPARTLSRLARGLPLRASPAMRRILFREADTHGSVKERLGRLNGELIRRARFALELALPGARGDAARLEVAAATFAAVLLYQENLCQLTGHQIDPDAVAELIAHSLV, from the coding sequence ATGGTGCGAGCTGTGGTGATCGGTGACGCGCGTACGCGCATCCTGGACGCGGCCGAGGAGTTGTTCGCGGGCGGCGGCTACGAGGCCACCCCTACCGCGGTCATCGCCCGGCTCGCGAAAGTGCCCAAAGGGCTGATCTTCCACTACTTCCCGCGCAAGATCGACGTGCTGGTCGCCCTCGTCGACGAACGCACGCTGGTCGAGGAGGGGCGCGAGGTCGACGCGGTGCCCGGCGACCCGGCGCGCACGCTGTCCAGGCTGGCGCGCGGCCTCCCGCTGCGGGCCTCACCCGCGATGCGGCGCATCCTGTTCAGGGAGGCCGACACCCACGGCTCGGTCAAGGAGCGGCTCGGGCGGCTCAACGGCGAGCTGATCAGGCGTGCCAGGTTCGCGCTGGAGCTGGCGCTGCCCGGAGCGCGCGGGGACGCGGCCAGGCTGGAGGTGGCGGCGGCCACGTTCGCCGCCGTCCTGCTCTACCAGGAGAATCTCTGCCAGCTAACCGGCCACCAGATCGATCCTGACGCCGTCGCGGAACTCATCGCCCACTCGCTCGTCTAG
- a CDS encoding wax ester/triacylglycerol synthase family O-acyltransferase encodes MRQLTALDAQFLNVETATTAAHVAGLAILDPADGAVNRDALARLLLARLHLSPALSLRLAEVPLGLDRPYWAADPDFDIGNHLFELTLPAPGDDWQLAEAVAEIHARRLDRAHPLWEMHLINGLTDGRVAVYTKVHHAAIDGVSGAETLATLLDLAPDGLRGGPAATRCVSTAVPAPRQDVPGLVEMLAGAAARTATHPVRAVQSAVRVAEDLDAIPLAAGLPGARLIAKAARLVAGDRHDRPELPSLTAPRTPFNGPISARRRLSFGSLSLKDVKNVAKANGMSVNDVVMTLCTSALRSWLRERDALPEAPLIVAVPVAVRTAGAKDLVGNQISAMVAPMPTNVADPRERLRAVGAAMNTAKRRFALAPATWLSELCSVLPAPLTSLATPALFRLAGTAFPPINLIVSNVPGPQFPLYLCGGRVLSYYPLSVLTDMSGGLNITCFSYDGMLDFGIVACPERMNDVWGLLGHLRTALDELLDERVGDEFRDGVRIDLVAG; translated from the coding sequence TCCACCTGTCGCCCGCGCTCAGCCTCCGGCTGGCCGAGGTGCCGCTCGGGCTGGACCGCCCGTACTGGGCGGCCGACCCGGACTTCGACATCGGCAACCACCTCTTCGAGCTGACGCTGCCCGCTCCCGGGGACGACTGGCAGCTGGCCGAGGCGGTGGCGGAGATCCACGCGCGACGCCTGGACCGGGCGCACCCGCTGTGGGAGATGCACCTGATCAACGGGCTGACGGACGGGAGGGTCGCCGTCTACACAAAGGTGCACCACGCCGCCATTGACGGCGTCTCGGGCGCGGAAACCCTCGCCACCCTGCTCGACCTCGCCCCCGACGGCCTGCGCGGCGGCCCCGCGGCGACCCGATGTGTCAGCACGGCGGTTCCCGCGCCCCGGCAGGACGTGCCCGGGCTGGTCGAGATGCTGGCAGGAGCGGCCGCGCGGACGGCGACCCACCCCGTACGGGCCGTCCAGTCGGCCGTCAGGGTGGCCGAGGACCTAGACGCCATTCCGCTGGCGGCGGGCCTGCCCGGCGCGAGGCTCATCGCCAAGGCCGCGCGGCTGGTCGCCGGCGACCGGCACGACCGCCCCGAGCTGCCCAGCCTCACCGCCCCCCGGACCCCGTTCAACGGCCCCATCAGCGCCCGCCGCCGCCTCTCGTTCGGCTCGCTGTCGCTCAAGGACGTCAAGAACGTCGCCAAGGCCAACGGCATGAGCGTCAACGACGTCGTCATGACCCTGTGCACCTCGGCGCTGCGCTCGTGGCTGCGGGAGCGCGACGCGCTGCCGGAGGCGCCGCTGATCGTCGCCGTCCCCGTGGCGGTCCGTACGGCCGGGGCCAAGGATCTCGTCGGCAACCAGATCTCCGCCATGGTCGCCCCCATGCCCACGAACGTCGCCGACCCCCGAGAGCGCCTGCGGGCCGTCGGCGCCGCCATGAACACGGCCAAGCGGCGTTTCGCGCTGGCCCCGGCGACGTGGCTGAGCGAGCTCTGCTCGGTGCTGCCCGCCCCGCTGACCAGCCTGGCCACGCCGGCGCTCTTCCGGCTGGCGGGGACGGCGTTCCCGCCGATCAACCTCATCGTCAGCAACGTGCCGGGCCCGCAGTTCCCGCTCTATCTGTGCGGCGGCAGAGTGCTGTCCTACTACCCGCTGTCCGTGCTGACCGACATGAGCGGCGGCCTGAACATCACCTGCTTCTCCTACGACGGCATGCTCGACTTCGGCATCGTGGCCTGCCCCGAGCGGATGAACGACGTATGGGGGCTGCTCGGCCACCTGCGCACGGCGCTCGACGAGCTGCTAGACGAGCGAGTGGGCGATGAGTTCCGCGACGGCGTCAGGATCGATCTGGTGGCCGGTTAG